The Spirosoma sp. SC4-14 DNA window GGCATTTCAATATCCAGAAACAGCACATCGAAACTTGTTTTCCGAATAAACTCAACCGCCTGCTCGGGCTGATTGAACTTTGCCAGCACCTGAACACCTAACGTCAACAGCTTTAGCTCCAGCAATTCGGTTGCGTGTAGTTCGTCGTCGATAAGAATCGCTTTCATAAAATAGCGGTTTTGTTGGGTTACGCTTCCGATTGGATTTCGGTTTGATAAGCAATGCGAATAAGCGTGCCCGTTCGGGTTTCGGTTTGCACGTCAATAACCTCAATGGCGATATAGGCCGGATAATTCTGGTTGAACAACGAAACCCGTTGCTGGGTAATGTCCATACCATACGATTTGCGCCAGGGAGTCGACTTACTTTTTTGTTCAGCGGCTTTTTGCCGTCCAATACCATTGTCTTCGATTTCCAATAAAATCTGGCCATCCGAAGTGGGTTTAATTCGTACATAAAGCCACTTATCAGCATTGTAGCTGGGCATCAGTCCATGCCAGATGGCATTTTCAGCAAATGGCTGAAGCAGCATGGGCGGAATCATCAGCGAATCGGGATCGATGCTGCTGTCAATCTCAATCATGTACCGAAATTCGCCATTCGAACGCGACGCTTCAATATCCAGATAAAGCCGAAGCGCCTTTAGCTCATCGGCCAGCGAAATGGTTTCTTCCCGCGAGTGATTCAGAATTAGTCTTAGCAGGCGGGAAAACCGCGACAGATACCGGATTGCCTCTTTTTCGTCGCCTTTCAGCACAAGATACTCAATGGAATTGAGACTGTTGAACAAAAAATGTGGATTCATCTGGCTCCGCAGCGCCAGCATTTCCAGTTCAGCAATGCGTTTTTCGAAACCTACCCGCAACTGATTTTCGCGTTGCAAATCGAGTAGTCGTTGTTTTTCGATTATAGACTCGCTGTGCTGACGGACTTTTTCAGCCAGTTCGGCATTGATCTGATTGCCAAGTCGGCGGTTTTCTTCCAGTTGTGCAATGTAGGCCCGCTGGTGTTCGTCCCGTTCCTGATCGAGCAATTGAATCCGGCGCGCCAATGCCAGCGCCAGTACCATAATTTCGAGTAATACACCAAACGACACCCGCATCAGATCGTCGACCGAACCCGGTAGTTTTACTCCTTTCAGCAGCACTTCGCCTGCTCTTAGCCAGGCCAGAATGCCAACAAACAGCAGTAGCCCATTCCCCAAAACAACATACGGTGTTAGTGGCGAACGCACCCGACGCGCAATCCAGATCAATAGCCCAATATGAATAGGTACCAAAACCAGTCGGGCAATCCAGAACGTTGCCTGCTGAACCAATGAGCTGTTGAAAAGGCCCATCGCAATAACGTAGACGACTCCATAGCCAAAACAAAGCCACGCTACCCGATCCAGCCAGAAAGCAACGCCCGGATGGTTTTTTCGCAGATCGAGCAATTCGATCAGGAAAAGCATATAAGCGGCCATTCCGGCCCAAATTACGGCTTCGGGAAGCTGGTTCTGGAAAAGCGGAAACTGGCTCAGCCAGTGCCCGAATGGCGTATAGGCTCTCATTTTCAGCAGCGTGTATACTGTAGCTGCCAGCACATACAGGAAATAATACCGATAGATGGTCTGCCGATAACGGCTATAAAGCAGACCAACAAAAAGGGTAAAGAAGAAGAGTCCGCCCTGTATCCAGGTTCGGTACTGAAACTCAGGAATATCAACAGGCGTAAAAACTGTTGGTTCCGGCCCAAACAGTTCCCCCCACCGGTTCCCTAACCAGATTCCCGATCCCATAAACGCCTGTAGCATACACCACCGATTTTAGCCAATGTTACACAAACCACGCCATTTCAAAAACAATCAGTTGGTCAAACTATCATCTGGGTAATTCAGTACGAAGTTCGAGTCAATAACTCAAATACCCGATTGACAAACCCAGAGAGCGAATTGGTTAACAGAGAGCGACTCGTTTCCCGATGAATTTTGAGATTTACTTCAGATTATCTCTGCCCGTTTTCTTTTCCAGATACTTTCCATGAAAAAGCGAATCAGCGCTCTATTCGGTTTCATGCTACTCCCATACATAGCCGATGCTCAGGTACAGATTGAAAATCCGCAACGAACCGTTGAACGGAATGTTGAGTGGCGCGCCAATCAGAAAGTGGATCAGGGCGTCAACCGAGGGCTCGACAAACTAGAGGAAGGCATTGGCAACATTTTCAAAAAAAAGCCCAAAGCCGATAAGAACAGTAAACAACCGGCGAACAATACGGAATCGGAAACCAATTCCTCAACCGATTCGGATAAGACCGCTACCGCATCGGCAAAACCAGCAACGACCCGAACCGCCTTCGATGTCAACTCGGATAAAATCAAACCCGAATCCTACGGAACCCTAAAGGATATTGCCGCTATCTTGACCGATAACCCGACTGTCACCGTAAAAATCATTGGTCATACGGATTCAGAGGGCGACGAGGCCAGCAACCTAACCTTATCGAAAAAACGGGCCGCAGCCGTAAAAGCATCGCTCAATAAAGAATTCGGTATTGCCGAAACCCGACTCCAAACCGATGGCATGGGCGAATCGCAACCTGTTGACAGTAACACGACACCGCAGGGGAAAGCCAATAATCGCCGGGTCGAATTTCTTAAATTATAATCGTATGCAATCGACACGACTCTTTTTAGTTGGCCTGCTGGCCATAGCGACTCTTGTTTCGGTACAGGCTCAGTCTAAAATCAGGGTAGAATCGGGCAAGAGCCAGCCACGAGTGAACGAAGTTATCTTAACGAATCCGTCGCCTAACCGTACGTCGTCCCGCAAACCAACGCTGACGTACAACTTGCAGAGTACGTTTACCTTTGACAAAAAAATAGGCTATATCCTCTCGGGAACATCCGAAAAACAAACGAGCTATTTTTACCTGAACACGCAGAATGGAATGGTTGGCATGGATACCCAGGCACTGGCTGAGATGGCCAATCTGGCATCGGCGGAGGGAGCCGACTTTTGGGTAATCACACCAGATAAAGATGTGTTTATGTATGTTTCGGGCGATGGCCGAAAGATGGCGATGAAAATTCACACGGGTGAAGGGTTGCTCTACACAACGATGGCTTCTGAATTTTCGGCCAAACAGTTCGACGAACAGTTTAAGGCCACCGGCAAAACATCGGATTTTGGCGTTAAGAGGCAGTTTAAAGCCACCGAATATAGCGGTAACAGTCCGCTTGACGCAACACCTATGTCAATCTGGATCAGTTCAACAAACGCGGGTGTGGTGTTAAACCCGGCTTATCTTGAAGCAGCTACCGGGCCAATGGGGCTGGGATTTGTTCGAATCAACAACACAACCAAACTGATTGTGTCGATGGCAGGTGAAGGCGTTTCGGCCAGCATCACCTCGATCGAGAACATAACGCATCGTTTCTCGGGCGCGGGCTATCAGACAATTAGCGTTCCGGGTGTAAAGTAGCACTTATCACGAACCAACCATCAGCGGAATAGACACGGGCAGGCCAAAACTTTCGCGCAAAGCCACACGAGCCGCATGGTAGCCACACATGCCATGTACCCCACCACCGGGCGGGGTCGATGATGAACAGAGAAAAATGCCGGGAGCTGCGGTTCGATAAGGTGATAAACTAACTACCGGTCGGGTAAAGAGCTGACCAATATCAATGACTCCTCCATTGATGTCGCCACCAATGTAGTTTGGATTATAAGTTTCCATCTGCACTGTATTCATCGTATGGCGGGCCAGAATCTGGTCGCGAAAACCCGGCGCAAATCGTTCAATTTGTTGCTCGATAACTTTCGTCCGATCGAGTGTTGACCCGTTTGGCACATGGCAGTAAGCCCAGGCCGTATGTTTTCCTTGGGGCGCACGCGAAGAATCGAACAGGCTTTGCTGAGCAAGCAGCACAAACGGCCGGTCGGGATGTTTCCCCTGCGCGGTTTCCTGTTCAGCCTGAGCAATTTCTTCGAATGTACCA harbors:
- a CDS encoding histidine kinase; this translates as MLQAFMGSGIWLGNRWGELFGPEPTVFTPVDIPEFQYRTWIQGGLFFFTLFVGLLYSRYRQTIYRYYFLYVLAATVYTLLKMRAYTPFGHWLSQFPLFQNQLPEAVIWAGMAAYMLFLIELLDLRKNHPGVAFWLDRVAWLCFGYGVVYVIAMGLFNSSLVQQATFWIARLVLVPIHIGLLIWIARRVRSPLTPYVVLGNGLLLFVGILAWLRAGEVLLKGVKLPGSVDDLMRVSFGVLLEIMVLALALARRIQLLDQERDEHQRAYIAQLEENRRLGNQINAELAEKVRQHSESIIEKQRLLDLQRENQLRVGFEKRIAELEMLALRSQMNPHFLFNSLNSIEYLVLKGDEKEAIRYLSRFSRLLRLILNHSREETISLADELKALRLYLDIEASRSNGEFRYMIEIDSSIDPDSLMIPPMLLQPFAENAIWHGLMPSYNADKWLYVRIKPTSDGQILLEIEDNGIGRQKAAEQKSKSTPWRKSYGMDITQQRVSLFNQNYPAYIAIEVIDVQTETRTGTLIRIAYQTEIQSEA
- a CDS encoding OmpA family protein, whose product is MKKRISALFGFMLLPYIADAQVQIENPQRTVERNVEWRANQKVDQGVNRGLDKLEEGIGNIFKKKPKADKNSKQPANNTESETNSSTDSDKTATASAKPATTRTAFDVNSDKIKPESYGTLKDIAAILTDNPTVTVKIIGHTDSEGDEASNLTLSKKRAAAVKASLNKEFGIAETRLQTDGMGESQPVDSNTTPQGKANNRRVEFLKL